A section of the Rhizomicrobium sp. genome encodes:
- a CDS encoding TIR domain-containing protein, whose translation MADDRKHVFISHIHEDDAALGKIKELLAKHGMEIRDSSINSEKPNDATSLEYIKSQILAPQIQWASTLLVYISPDTKNSEWVNWEIEYALKLEKKIVGVWEHGAAECDMPEALKNYADAVIVGWHGPSIVDAINGTNEDWEKPDGTPTLPRPIKRHPC comes from the coding sequence ATGGCCGATGACAGAAAGCATGTCTTTATAAGCCATATTCACGAGGACGATGCGGCACTTGGCAAGATCAAGGAATTGCTGGCGAAACACGGCATGGAAATCCGCGATTCCTCGATTAATTCCGAAAAGCCCAACGACGCCACGTCGCTAGAGTACATAAAGTCTCAGATTCTGGCTCCTCAGATTCAGTGGGCGAGCACGCTACTGGTGTACATTTCGCCGGACACCAAAAACAGCGAATGGGTGAATTGGGAAATCGAATACGCCCTTAAGCTGGAAAAGAAAATTGTCGGCGTTTGGGAACACGGGGCCGCCGAATGCGATATGCCGGAAGCTCTCAAGAACTATGCCGATGCGGTCATTGTCGGCTGGCATGGGCCGAGCATCGTCGATGCGATCAACGGGACAAATGAAGATTGGGAGAAACCTGACGGCACGCCCACGTTGCCTCGGCCTATAAAGCGGCACCCGTGTTAG
- a CDS encoding IS5 family transposase (programmed frameshift) yields MRNNLFWLSDEQWLRIEPHLPTDVRGKDRVDDRRVISGILHVLKSGCRWCDCPPEYGPHTTIYNRFVRWAERGIWERLFRKLAERGRSTDTQMIDSTHVKAHRSASGAKKGELKQAIGRSRGGRNTKIHAIADAKGRLLSILLTGGQAHDCPPAQRLIRRSKIAKKLLGDKAYDSEELRLWLTARGTKPVVPNRSNRKQPFSFDRKSYKQRHKIENAFCRLKDFRRIATRYDRLARNFLASVCLVAAIVWWTL; encoded by the exons ATGCGGAACAACCTGTTTTGGCTGAGCGACGAGCAATGGCTTCGGATCGAGCCGCACTTGCCGACGGACGTGCGCGGCAAAGATCGTGTGGACGACCGTCGCGTAATCAGCGGCATCCTACATGTCTTGAAGAGCGGCTGCCGGTGGTGCGACTGCCCGCCGGAATACGGCCCCCATACGACAATCTACAATCGCTTCGTGCGCTGGGCCGAGCGCGGCATCTGGGAGCGGCTGTTCCGCAAATTGGCGGAGCGCGGACGATCCACCGATACCCAGATGATCGACTCGACGCATGTCAAAGCCCACCGCTCGGCATCGGGCGCAAAAA AGGGGGAGCTTAAGCAGGCGATCGGCCGCTCGCGCGGCGGGCGAAACACGAAAATCCACGCAATCGCAGATGCTAAGGGCCGTCTTCTTTCCATCCTCCTGACCGGCGGCCAGGCGCACGATTGCCCGCCGGCCCAGCGTCTCATCCGCCGAAGCAAGATCGCCAAGAAGCTGCTCGGCGACAAAGCCTACGACAGCGAAGAACTGCGATTATGGCTGACGGCGCGCGGCACCAAGCCCGTCGTGCCCAACAGATCGAACCGCAAGCAGCCCTTCAGCTTCGACAGAAAATCCTACAAGCAGCGACACAAGATCGAGAACGCCTTCTGCCGCCTCAAGGACTTCAGGCGCATCGCCACACGCTACGACAGGCTCGCCAGAAACTTCCTAGCCTCCGTATGCCTCGTCGCTGCTATCGTGTGGTGGACTTTATGA
- the mobQ gene encoding MobQ family relaxase has protein sequence MAIYHLRLKVLSRSLGRVARSGGATRRSAVAAAAYRSGEKLYDQSQGKWFEFENAVIHNHILAPEGAPAWVFDRQALWNVVERAEKQVNSQLAREVELSLPRELTRAQQIDLVTRFARDHFVSRGMIADVAIHEPLATDGIKQPHAHILLTMRPLDPSTATGFARKKNRDWNEREDVARVVAEARKRFNDTGAPHHKEALAMAEALRNVNIWRKGWQDYANRALADAGSAARIDHRTLEAQGIKRLAQPNLGIARHIEHAYAYLKDRLTQWVAVKKRAGLYEEAARYQRRDPAKLADFLLRLHDMAEGITSQFKRPTPIPEVPLER, from the coding sequence GTGGCGATCTACCACCTTCGCCTCAAGGTGCTGTCCCGTTCGCTTGGCAGAGTTGCCAGGTCTGGCGGCGCTACGCGCAGATCGGCGGTGGCGGCAGCTGCTTATCGCTCGGGCGAAAAACTTTACGACCAGTCGCAGGGCAAATGGTTCGAGTTCGAAAACGCCGTCATTCATAACCACATCCTTGCACCGGAGGGGGCACCCGCCTGGGTATTTGACCGACAGGCCCTCTGGAACGTGGTTGAACGTGCTGAAAAGCAAGTGAATTCCCAGCTTGCCCGGGAAGTCGAACTCTCGCTGCCGCGTGAACTGACGCGCGCACAGCAGATCGACCTTGTAACGCGGTTTGCGCGCGACCATTTCGTGTCCAGGGGAATGATCGCGGATGTGGCGATCCATGAACCGCTGGCGACCGACGGCATAAAACAGCCGCATGCTCATATTCTATTAACGATGCGTCCTCTCGACCCGAGTACCGCGACGGGGTTCGCACGCAAAAAGAACCGCGACTGGAACGAACGCGAGGATGTCGCCCGGGTCGTGGCGGAAGCGCGCAAGCGGTTCAACGACACGGGGGCGCCGCATCACAAGGAAGCGCTCGCGATGGCCGAGGCGCTGCGCAATGTGAATATCTGGCGCAAGGGCTGGCAGGACTATGCCAACCGGGCGCTCGCCGATGCCGGATCGGCGGCGCGGATCGATCACCGGACGCTGGAAGCGCAGGGGATCAAGCGGCTCGCACAGCCCAACCTCGGCATCGCGCGCCATATCGAGCATGCTTATGCCTACCTGAAAGACCGCCTCACTCAATGGGTTGCGGTCAAGAAACGGGCGGGGCTTTACGAGGAAGCGGCGCGCTACCAGCGGCGCGATCCGGCCAAGCTCGCCGACTTCCTGCTGCGCCTGCACGACATGGCGGAAGGCATCACCTCGCAATTCAAACGGCCCACCCCTATCCCGGAGGTCCCCCTTGAGCGCTAA
- a CDS encoding ABC-three component system protein — MDDFSDIAPPPPANTMLTAMQLQSGPPIDPLTRILTYTADDWEKFIDEWATHGLKKPKYKAVKRFSGSNDRGIDIAGFMHKSMLKGAWDNYQCKHYDHPLHPGDAWPEIGKILWHSFKGHYVPPRAYYFVAPRECGTTLSQYLANAPVLKAKVLEVWDANIREHITKTQPVPLEGAFAVYVNAFDFSIFQAKTVREIIEQHKATPYFLSRFGGGLPPRPKPGAPPVEIDDVESGYITKLLVAYSERLQKPVTAAAELTQKLAQHFRRQREAFYHAESLRVFVRDKVEAGTFENLQDEIYKGIIDTRDAAYSDQLERLVAVTDRAQILPLTAHPLVHNTFAEDKHGICHQLANDERITWTE, encoded by the coding sequence ATGGATGATTTCTCGGATATCGCGCCGCCTCCACCTGCTAATACCATGCTTACCGCCATGCAATTGCAGAGCGGGCCGCCCATCGACCCGCTGACGCGCATTCTCACCTACACAGCCGACGACTGGGAAAAGTTCATCGACGAATGGGCGACACACGGTTTGAAGAAACCGAAGTACAAGGCCGTCAAGCGCTTCTCAGGTTCGAATGATCGCGGCATCGACATTGCCGGGTTCATGCATAAGTCGATGCTGAAAGGTGCCTGGGATAATTATCAGTGCAAGCACTATGACCACCCGCTTCACCCCGGCGATGCTTGGCCCGAGATTGGCAAGATACTCTGGCATTCATTTAAGGGGCACTACGTTCCGCCGCGCGCCTACTACTTCGTGGCGCCGCGCGAGTGTGGCACGACGCTAAGCCAGTACCTTGCCAACGCGCCTGTGCTGAAGGCAAAGGTGCTGGAGGTATGGGACGCTAACATTCGCGAACACATCACCAAGACTCAGCCCGTGCCACTTGAAGGTGCGTTCGCAGTGTATGTGAACGCGTTTGACTTTTCGATCTTTCAGGCGAAGACCGTCCGGGAGATCATAGAGCAGCACAAAGCTACGCCGTATTTCCTGTCACGTTTTGGGGGCGGCTTGCCACCGCGGCCAAAGCCGGGCGCACCGCCAGTCGAAATCGACGACGTGGAAAGCGGTTACATCACGAAGTTGCTGGTTGCCTATTCCGAACGGCTTCAAAAGCCGGTGACCGCCGCTGCGGAACTCACGCAAAAGCTGGCACAACATTTCCGACGCCAGCGCGAAGCATTTTACCATGCCGAATCACTTCGCGTGTTCGTACGCGATAAGGTCGAAGCGGGCACGTTTGAAAATCTCCAAGACGAGATTTACAAGGGCATCATTGACACGCGCGACGCAGCGTATAGCGATCAGCTTGAGCGTCTGGTTGCGGTGACCGACCGGGCGCAGATTCTACCGCTTACTGCCCACCCGCTGGTTCACAACACTTTTGCTGAGGATAAGCACGGCATCTGCCACCAGCTAGCAAATGACGAACGGATTACATGGACGGAGTGA
- a CDS encoding nucleoside triphosphate pyrophosphohydrolase family protein, producing MTKQIVSLKRPKSASDKGSILLREYVSEIAKTDKLPPHDLRPVLLGLFGEVGSILATAKKVDREGKAYIGFHDTVAEEFGDTLWYFAALCRRLKIELESVFSAVSKGPGYGESIAASDLLEGSVSHVASFVASPSLHDAFLKLGDAVSPLLDLRGPGESVRGHLSVFADHYLQALRAAGVTFSSVVHENIAKTRGRFLHPDFSRLPTFDHKFLEEERIPQNFAIKITQRKSGQSYLQWNGVFVGDPLTDNILDRDGYRFHDVFHFAHAAILHWSPVFRALIKQKRKSDREYDEAQDGGRAIVVEEGLTAWIFSRAKALNYFEDQKSISFDLLKTIGQFVKGYEVDQCPLMLWERAILQGFAVFRKVRDNNGGIVIGDRKARTIGYRSLKRGRRT from the coding sequence ATGACTAAACAGATCGTCAGTCTCAAAAGGCCGAAATCAGCCTCTGATAAAGGCTCGATTCTGCTGCGCGAGTACGTAAGCGAAATAGCCAAGACCGACAAACTGCCGCCCCATGATCTGCGCCCCGTTCTTTTGGGCCTATTCGGTGAGGTCGGAAGCATCCTGGCTACCGCAAAAAAGGTCGACCGCGAGGGAAAGGCCTATATCGGATTTCATGACACGGTCGCCGAAGAATTCGGCGACACCCTGTGGTATTTCGCTGCGTTATGCCGACGTCTCAAGATTGAGCTCGAATCAGTATTCTCGGCGGTTTCCAAGGGGCCGGGGTATGGCGAGAGCATTGCCGCTAGCGATCTTCTGGAAGGTTCCGTTTCTCACGTTGCGTCCTTCGTTGCTTCACCATCCCTGCATGACGCATTCCTGAAGCTCGGCGACGCAGTTTCTCCCCTTCTCGACCTGAGAGGGCCGGGAGAAAGTGTTCGTGGGCACCTTAGCGTGTTCGCCGACCACTATTTGCAAGCGCTACGAGCGGCAGGCGTAACCTTCTCAAGCGTCGTTCATGAAAATATCGCTAAAACGCGTGGCCGGTTTCTCCATCCCGATTTCTCTCGCTTGCCAACATTCGATCACAAGTTTCTCGAAGAAGAACGGATTCCACAGAATTTTGCGATCAAGATAACCCAGCGCAAGAGCGGTCAAAGTTATCTGCAATGGAACGGCGTATTCGTCGGTGATCCATTAACCGACAATATCCTCGACCGAGACGGCTACCGATTCCACGATGTGTTTCACTTCGCGCACGCTGCAATCCTTCATTGGTCGCCGGTCTTTCGTGCGCTCATCAAGCAGAAACGTAAAAGCGACCGCGAATATGACGAGGCCCAGGACGGCGGGAGAGCTATCGTCGTGGAGGAAGGCTTGACGGCTTGGATTTTCTCGCGCGCGAAAGCTCTAAACTATTTTGAAGATCAGAAGAGCATTTCGTTCGATCTACTGAAAACAATTGGCCAGTTCGTAAAGGGTTACGAGGTCGATCAATGTCCGCTCATGCTTTGGGAAAGGGCCATTCTGCAAGGATTTGCGGTTTTTCGGAAAGTGCGTGACAACAACGGAGGCATCGTCATCGGTGATCGTAAGGCGCGCACCATTGGGTACAGATCGTTGAAAAGGGGGAGGCGTACATGA
- a CDS encoding AAA family ATPase, with the protein MTALGLRIRHLTFMGPVRLPATMEFGAGLNVIYGASDTGKSFIVDSIDYMLGGKGPLRYFTERDGYDRILLALETLAGEKYTVQRSVDGGAFLLFQGLHFEKAPEGQGIPLSDTHNEKRTDNLSMFLLEKIGLAGKRIRKNARLETQSLSFRNLARLVIVNEEEIIQKRSPLSDGNYTADTANTSAFKLLITGMDDSALTATRTASAEENSREGQLELLDQLITDMRRQVKELAGAPSELEAQLEKLDASIAERGQQLARAETQKSHCRLNRLMIPLLRDSEALGCGTTCFG; encoded by the coding sequence ATGACCGCCCTTGGATTGCGTATTCGCCACCTAACTTTCATGGGGCCGGTGCGACTACCCGCCACCATGGAATTTGGTGCCGGGCTTAATGTGATCTATGGCGCGTCGGACACCGGTAAGTCCTTTATCGTCGATAGTATCGACTACATGCTGGGTGGTAAGGGGCCGTTGCGCTACTTTACCGAGCGGGATGGATACGACCGTATCTTACTCGCCCTCGAAACGCTGGCGGGAGAAAAGTATACGGTTCAGCGCAGCGTCGATGGCGGTGCATTCTTGCTCTTCCAGGGTCTTCACTTCGAGAAGGCACCAGAAGGCCAAGGCATACCGCTGTCTGACACACATAACGAAAAGCGGACCGACAACCTGTCGATGTTCCTGCTGGAAAAGATTGGGTTAGCGGGAAAACGCATTCGTAAGAATGCGCGATTGGAAACCCAAAGTTTGAGCTTTCGCAACCTAGCCCGACTTGTGATCGTGAACGAAGAAGAGATAATCCAAAAACGCTCGCCGCTGTCAGACGGCAACTACACCGCAGACACAGCTAACACATCCGCATTCAAGCTTCTGATTACCGGCATGGACGATTCGGCGCTGACTGCGACACGCACCGCCAGCGCCGAAGAGAATTCGCGCGAGGGTCAGCTCGAATTGCTCGACCAGCTTATCACCGACATGAGACGCCAGGTGAAAGAATTGGCGGGCGCACCTTCAGAACTCGAAGCCCAGCTCGAAAAACTCGATGCATCCATTGCGGAACGTGGACAACAATTGGCTAGGGCCGAAACCCAAAAAAGTCATTGTCGGTTGAATCGGTTGATGATTCCGTTGCTTCGTGATTCGGAGGCATTGGGATGCGGAACAACCTGTTTTGGCTGA
- a CDS encoding TraM recognition domain-containing protein has product MNILRRSTPTRVVAPKCWSLDAPLVSLSSATSDSLTLGDCLEHVAIFGGTGSGKTSGSGSTVAQTYLRAGFGGLVCCAKPDEAARWQAYAQATGRANSVIRFDASGRYRLNVLDYLLHLPPELGGGLVDNAVHTLMHLLQVAQGKNGGDSERTDFWLKAVRELLSNAIASLYHAYGTVRLDELLQLIHSVPTSEEQARDPDFQTWSTCYSTMRRLFDKPKIPLPEREAKLLVSYFGQTFGRLDPKTRSNIIITLSTELSPFLKGPLHTLFCTGTNITPEVTHDGVVLVMDLPLKRFEQAGYVAQMLVKYLWQKAAERRGPSGQARPIFLFADEAQFFVSPYDMEFLSTARSARAATVYITQNLPSLYASVGGTHPQDRIDALLGNFQTKIFHANSCHRTNQWAADLIGKSVQRRSNRSWSFGESSQTSDGHSGNWGMQRGTSRGDNRGSSVGGSYSAEGQHSISFNVSAGRQKGTSHSRSVGGGWSTGTSSGQSDTAGGGWSEVSDYTVMPSDFANGLRQGGPRNHFVVTGLLLQANRRFSRSGACWTPVKFKQP; this is encoded by the coding sequence ATGAACATCCTGCGCCGCAGCACGCCAACCCGCGTCGTCGCCCCCAAATGCTGGAGCCTCGACGCGCCGCTCGTCTCGCTTTCGAGCGCAACAAGCGACAGCCTCACGCTGGGCGATTGCCTTGAGCATGTCGCCATTTTCGGCGGCACCGGCAGCGGCAAGACGAGCGGCAGCGGCAGCACCGTCGCGCAAACTTATTTGCGCGCCGGGTTCGGCGGCCTCGTCTGCTGCGCCAAGCCGGACGAGGCCGCGCGGTGGCAAGCCTATGCGCAAGCCACCGGCCGCGCGAATTCCGTCATCCGCTTCGACGCGTCGGGCCGCTACCGGCTCAACGTCCTCGACTACCTGCTGCACCTGCCGCCCGAACTCGGCGGCGGGCTGGTGGACAATGCGGTGCATACGCTGATGCACCTGCTGCAGGTCGCCCAAGGCAAGAACGGTGGCGATAGCGAGCGGACAGACTTCTGGCTGAAAGCCGTCCGCGAACTGCTCTCCAACGCGATCGCCAGCCTGTACCATGCCTATGGGACGGTGCGGCTGGATGAATTGCTGCAACTCATTCACTCGGTGCCGACCTCCGAAGAACAGGCGCGCGATCCCGATTTCCAAACATGGTCCACCTGCTATTCGACCATGCGGCGGCTTTTCGACAAGCCGAAGATCCCGCTGCCGGAGCGCGAGGCCAAGCTGCTCGTCAGCTATTTCGGGCAGACGTTCGGGCGGCTCGATCCCAAGACGCGCTCCAACATCATCATCACGCTATCGACGGAGCTGAGCCCCTTTCTCAAGGGGCCGCTGCATACGCTGTTCTGCACGGGCACCAATATCACGCCCGAGGTGACGCATGACGGCGTCGTGCTGGTGATGGACTTGCCGCTAAAGCGTTTCGAGCAGGCGGGCTATGTCGCCCAGATGCTCGTCAAGTATCTCTGGCAGAAAGCGGCGGAACGGCGCGGGCCGTCAGGGCAGGCGCGGCCGATCTTCCTGTTCGCCGACGAGGCGCAATTCTTCGTCTCGCCCTATGACATGGAGTTCCTGAGCACGGCCCGCTCGGCACGGGCGGCGACGGTCTATATCACGCAGAACCTGCCGTCGCTCTATGCGAGCGTCGGCGGGACGCATCCGCAGGACCGCATCGATGCGCTGCTGGGGAATTTCCAGACGAAAATCTTCCACGCCAATAGCTGCCACCGCACCAACCAATGGGCGGCGGACCTGATCGGCAAGTCCGTCCAGCGGCGGTCGAACCGCAGCTGGTCGTTCGGCGAGAGCAGCCAGACCAGCGACGGACACAGCGGCAATTGGGGCATGCAGCGCGGCACCAGTCGCGGCGACAATCGGGGCAGCAGCGTGGGCGGTTCTTATAGTGCCGAAGGACAGCACAGCATCTCATTCAATGTCAGTGCGGGACGGCAGAAAGGCACCAGCCATTCGCGTTCCGTCGGCGGTGGCTGGTCGACCGGCACCAGCAGCGGGCAGAGCGATACGGCGGGCGGCGGCTGGTCGGAAGTAAGCGACTACACGGTTATGCCCAGCGACTTCGCCAATGGACTGCGCCAGGGCGGGCCGCGCAACCACTTCGTGGTGACCGGGCTGCTCCTGCAAGCCAATCGCCGGTTCTCGCGCAGCGGGGCGTGCTGGACGCCTGTCAAATTCAAGCAGCCATAG
- a CDS encoding IS630 family transposase, giving the protein MAGRQVSGLELSAEERSELVSLSSRRKTAQALALRARIVLACVDSGQNDKQVAAALGLDRSTVGKWRRRFLAQGIDGLHDEARSGAPRSIDDARIEAVIVKTLESMPANATHWSSRGMAKASNVSVSSVQRIWRAFGLQPHRMETFKLSTDPNFVSKVRDVVGLYVSPPQHAIVLCVDEKSQIQALDRSQPMLPMRPGQPARRTHDYKRHGTTSLFAALDIATGHVIGKCYSRHRAAEFRSFLDEIEAAVPADLDVHLVMDNYATHKTPMVRKWFAKRPRWHVHLTPTSASWLNQVERFFALITGNKIRRGVYRSVAALRADISSFIDKHNASPKPFRWTKSADDILASIERFCRYNAPAKP; this is encoded by the coding sequence ATGGCGGGTCGGCAAGTTTCAGGGCTGGAGCTGAGCGCTGAAGAGCGTTCGGAGCTTGTGTCGCTATCCTCGCGGCGCAAAACGGCGCAAGCCTTGGCGCTGCGGGCGCGGATCGTCCTGGCCTGCGTGGACAGCGGACAGAACGACAAGCAGGTCGCGGCGGCGCTGGGCCTGGACCGCTCGACGGTCGGCAAATGGCGACGCCGCTTCCTTGCGCAGGGCATAGACGGCTTGCACGACGAGGCGCGCTCAGGTGCGCCACGTTCCATAGACGATGCGCGCATCGAAGCGGTCATCGTCAAGACGCTGGAGAGCATGCCTGCCAATGCCACGCATTGGAGTTCGCGCGGCATGGCCAAGGCCAGCAACGTGTCGGTCTCCAGCGTGCAGCGCATCTGGCGCGCCTTCGGCTTGCAGCCCCACCGGATGGAGACGTTCAAGCTCTCGACCGACCCGAACTTCGTGTCCAAGGTGCGCGACGTGGTGGGCCTCTATGTCTCGCCGCCGCAGCACGCCATCGTGCTGTGCGTGGACGAGAAGTCCCAGATCCAGGCGCTCGACCGCAGCCAGCCGATGCTGCCGATGCGGCCGGGCCAACCGGCACGAAGGACCCACGACTACAAGCGGCACGGCACCACGTCGTTGTTTGCGGCTCTGGACATCGCCACGGGCCATGTCATCGGCAAATGCTACAGCCGCCACCGCGCAGCCGAGTTCCGCAGCTTCCTCGACGAGATCGAAGCCGCCGTGCCGGCCGATCTCGACGTTCACTTGGTCATGGACAACTACGCCACTCACAAGACGCCGATGGTGCGCAAATGGTTCGCCAAACGGCCGCGCTGGCATGTGCATCTGACACCGACAAGCGCATCTTGGCTCAATCAGGTCGAGCGCTTCTTCGCTCTCATAACCGGCAACAAGATCAGGCGTGGCGTCTATCGAAGCGTCGCAGCGTTGCGCGCCGACATCTCATCCTTCATCGACAAACACAACGCCAGTCCAAAACCCTTCCGGTGGACGAAGTCCGCAGACGACATCCTCGCTTCTATCGAGAGGTTCTGCCGCTACAACGCACCGGCCAAGCCGTGA
- a CDS encoding tyrosine-type recombinase/integrase has translation MNGSNQIALFDHDGGRKYLCASELPRFLDAARRADTLTCTFCRLLAFTGCRISEALALTPDQLDPATGRVVFRTLKRRRQAFRAVPVPADLMAALVRLADGRAPGERLWRWCRQTAWRHVKAVMEDAGITGSQAMPKGLRHGFGVANAEENVPMATTQKWLGHAKLETTAIYQQAVGREETAFARRLWRSWRC, from the coding sequence ATGAACGGGTCCAATCAGATCGCACTGTTCGATCATGACGGCGGGCGCAAATATCTTTGCGCAAGTGAACTGCCGCGATTCCTCGATGCGGCGCGCCGCGCCGATACGCTGACCTGCACCTTCTGCCGGTTGCTTGCCTTCACCGGCTGTCGCATCAGTGAAGCGCTGGCATTGACGCCCGACCAGCTGGACCCGGCGACGGGCCGCGTGGTCTTTCGCACCCTGAAGCGGCGGCGGCAGGCCTTCCGTGCCGTGCCCGTCCCGGCCGACCTGATGGCGGCTTTGGTCCGCCTGGCCGATGGCCGCGCACCGGGCGAGCGGCTATGGCGCTGGTGCCGACAGACCGCATGGCGGCATGTCAAAGCCGTCATGGAGGACGCGGGCATTACCGGGTCGCAAGCCATGCCGAAGGGCTTGCGGCATGGTTTCGGTGTCGCCAATGCGGAGGAGAACGTACCGATGGCGACCACACAGAAATGGCTCGGCCACGCCAAGCTGGAAACCACCGCCATCTACCAGCAGGCAGTGGGCCGCGAGGAAACCGCCTTTGCACGGCGACTTTGGCGCAGCTGGCGATGCTGA
- a CDS encoding ABC-three component system middle component 2: protein MDGVTADRLTLTFNGPLEAGVRAVAVLAAAFPRSFDLQRLTALDYLLVRTEQLGGPEDLHPSTPLKTPATEVRRKLVQQSLLLMMARDLVVRQPHADGIRYRAGETASFFLNSLQTPYMDALKERARWLVTYLADYTDADFDELMRRFFDSWIMEFQAVENSLGVE from the coding sequence ATGGACGGAGTGACAGCAGACAGACTGACACTGACCTTCAACGGTCCGCTGGAGGCCGGTGTGCGCGCCGTTGCCGTTTTAGCTGCCGCGTTTCCGCGCTCGTTCGACCTTCAGCGCCTGACGGCGCTCGATTATTTGCTTGTCAGGACGGAACAGCTGGGCGGCCCTGAGGACCTACACCCTTCAACGCCGCTTAAGACCCCGGCTACTGAAGTGCGACGTAAGCTTGTGCAGCAATCGTTGTTGTTGATGATGGCGCGTGACCTTGTCGTGCGGCAGCCGCATGCGGACGGTATTCGTTACCGTGCTGGCGAGACGGCTTCGTTCTTTCTGAATTCGCTACAAACACCTTATATGGATGCTCTCAAGGAGCGTGCGCGTTGGTTGGTGACGTATCTTGCTGACTATACCGATGCTGATTTCGATGAGCTGATGCGCCGCTTTTTCGATAGCTGGATAATGGAATTCCAAGCCGTCGAGAATAGTCTGGGGGTCGAATGA
- a CDS encoding uracil-DNA glycosylase produces the protein MTPTQFVDALGALDFDNTFNPYSDHCAVHDVRDAPRRRSATLRAMLEVAVDSDIDSIWIGRDLGYRGGRRTGLALTDDVHIDAHAERWGVSVERPTKGGAVAERTAAVIWAVLFQIEAPVFLWNVFPLHPHEPGDPFSNRSHNSRERRAGEEILVQLILLLKPRRLIAIGNDAAHAAGRLTDTLEITQVRHPSYGGQTEFLGQMRQLYGLADSGAQQRLF, from the coding sequence ATGACACCGACTCAGTTTGTCGATGCGCTCGGCGCGTTAGATTTTGACAACACCTTTAACCCCTACTCCGATCACTGTGCTGTGCACGATGTGCGTGATGCGCCACGCCGGCGTTCCGCAACGTTGCGGGCCATGCTCGAAGTCGCAGTCGATAGCGATATCGACTCCATATGGATTGGTCGAGACCTAGGATATCGTGGAGGACGGCGGACCGGACTTGCACTAACCGATGATGTCCATATAGACGCGCACGCGGAGCGATGGGGTGTTTCAGTGGAGCGCCCCACCAAGGGAGGCGCTGTCGCGGAGCGAACAGCCGCGGTCATCTGGGCTGTGCTATTTCAAATAGAAGCCCCGGTATTTCTTTGGAATGTGTTTCCGCTACATCCACATGAACCCGGCGATCCCTTCAGCAATCGTTCGCACAATTCCCGAGAACGACGGGCCGGGGAAGAAATTCTTGTCCAGCTAATTCTACTTTTGAAACCGCGCAGACTGATCGCAATAGGCAATGATGCGGCACACGCTGCTGGCCGTCTGACCGACACTCTAGAGATCACGCAAGTGCGTCATCCGAGTTATGGCGGACAGACGGAGTTTTTGGGACAGATGCGCCAATTATACGGTCTTGCAGATAGCGGTGCACAGCAGCGTTTATTCTGA